The following proteins are encoded in a genomic region of Rissa tridactyla isolate bRisTri1 chromosome 5, bRisTri1.patW.cur.20221130, whole genome shotgun sequence:
- the FBXW7 gene encoding F-box/WD repeat-containing protein 7 isoform X3 gives MNQELLSVGSKRRRTGGSLRGNASSSQVDEEQMNRVVEEEEQQQRRQQEEQHIGRNGEIGEEPGFDDRHESQQEQLEENNNRLITVDEESTCNQEEEDDEHAGDQEEEVEEEEEMDQESDDFDQSDDSSREDEHANSNSVTNSNSLVDLPIHQSSPFYIKTKKQALDADSSLIASYLWHPFPVLCDDFLLREFLKYGHVTINHNIGEQIHLQCITYFIATALTCIYLSVHVAFCSIARTRKYYW, from the exons ATGAATCAGGAACTGCTCTCTGTGGGCAGCAAGAGGCGACGAACTGGTGGATCTCTTCGAGGTAATGCTTCCTCAAGCCAAGTAGATGAGGAACAGATGAATCGGGTTGtagaagaggaggagcagcagcaaagacgACAACAAGAGGAACAGCACATTGGGAGGAATGGGGAGATAGGAGAAGAACCTGGATTTGATGACAGGCATGAGTCTCAGCAGGAACAGTTAGAAGAAAATAACAATAGACTTATTACAGTGGATGAAGAATCCACTTGTAAccaagaggaagaagatgacGAACATGCTGGTGAtcaagaggaggaggtggaagaggaggaggaaatggacCAGGAGAGCGATGACTTCGATCAGTCTGATGACAGCAGTAGAGAAGATGAACACGCTAACAGTAACAGTGTCACAAATTCCAATAGCCTTGTGGACTTGCCCATTCACCAGTCATCGCCATTCTACATAAAGACAAAG AAACAAGCGCTTGATGCTGATTCTTCACTGATTGCATCATATTTGTGGCATCCATTTCCAGTCCTCTGTGATGACTTTCTGTTGCGTGAGTTCCTAAAGTATGGTCATGTAACAATTAATCACAATATAGGCGAACAAATACATTTGCAGTGCATCACATATTTCATAGCAACTGCTCTTACGTGCATTTATCTCTCAGTACATGTGGCATTCTGTAGTATTGCAAGGACAAGAAAGTATTACTGGTAG
- the FBXW7 gene encoding F-box/WD repeat-containing protein 7 isoform X6 — protein MNQELLSVGSKRRRTGGSLRGNASSSQVDEEQMNRVVEEEEQQQRRQQEEQHIGRNGEIGEEPGFDDRHESQQEQLEENNNRLITVDEESTCNQEEEDDEHAGDQEEEVEEEEEMDQESDDFDQSDDSSREDEHANSNSVTNSNSLVDLPIHQSSPFYIKTKFVTRIGKRERI, from the coding sequence ATGAATCAGGAACTGCTCTCTGTGGGCAGCAAGAGGCGACGAACTGGTGGATCTCTTCGAGGTAATGCTTCCTCAAGCCAAGTAGATGAGGAACAGATGAATCGGGTTGtagaagaggaggagcagcagcaaagacgACAACAAGAGGAACAGCACATTGGGAGGAATGGGGAGATAGGAGAAGAACCTGGATTTGATGACAGGCATGAGTCTCAGCAGGAACAGTTAGAAGAAAATAACAATAGACTTATTACAGTGGATGAAGAATCCACTTGTAAccaagaggaagaagatgacGAACATGCTGGTGAtcaagaggaggaggtggaagaggaggaggaaatggacCAGGAGAGCGATGACTTCGATCAGTCTGATGACAGCAGTAGAGAAGATGAACACGCTAACAGTAACAGTGTCACAAATTCCAATAGCCTTGTGGACTTGCCCATTCACCAGTCATCGCCATTCTACATAAAGACAAAG
- the FBXW7 gene encoding F-box/WD repeat-containing protein 7 isoform X5: MNQELLSVGSKRRRTGGSLRGNASSSQVDEEQMNRVVEEEEQQQRRQQEEQHIGRNGEIGEEPGFDDRHESQQEQLEENNNRLITVDEESTCNQEEEDDEHAGDQEEEVEEEEEMDQESDDFDQSDDSSREDEHANSNSVTNSNSLVDLPIHQSSPFYIKTKMAAVTVSKLANSYC, from the coding sequence ATGAATCAGGAACTGCTCTCTGTGGGCAGCAAGAGGCGACGAACTGGTGGATCTCTTCGAGGTAATGCTTCCTCAAGCCAAGTAGATGAGGAACAGATGAATCGGGTTGtagaagaggaggagcagcagcaaagacgACAACAAGAGGAACAGCACATTGGGAGGAATGGGGAGATAGGAGAAGAACCTGGATTTGATGACAGGCATGAGTCTCAGCAGGAACAGTTAGAAGAAAATAACAATAGACTTATTACAGTGGATGAAGAATCCACTTGTAAccaagaggaagaagatgacGAACATGCTGGTGAtcaagaggaggaggtggaagaggaggaggaaatggacCAGGAGAGCGATGACTTCGATCAGTCTGATGACAGCAGTAGAGAAGATGAACACGCTAACAGTAACAGTGTCACAAATTCCAATAGCCTTGTGGACTTGCCCATTCACCAGTCATCGCCATTCTACATAAAGACAAAG